The ANME-2 cluster archaeon genome segment AACATCAAGCGGGACTTTTTCTTCGTAGGGTACAATGGCCTGTGTACACATCATATCTTTTGGTCGTTTTGTTGTTATCGTAACTGTGAATGTATTGCCATCTCTTTTTGCTTCAACCCTGTCAATCCCGGTGCAGCCGTCTGGCAGGTAGCCTTTTGCACCTACATGTATCTGTACAGGAAATGATTCGAGAACCAGTATTTCGGTGGATTCGACCACAGCAGTTCCATAAATGTAATCCCCGTCTTGTGATTCACTTTTGTTATCCTTCGTATCTGGATCAGTGGCTGAATCGGGAGCCTGTGTACATCCACTCAGGGTAATCAGTGAAGTAATGATCATCAGGACGATTAACCGGATTGTTGATTTCTTTATCAATTTGACATCTCCATTCTTAATTTTCACATATATAAGAATACGTAGATTTTATATATCTTTTACCTTGACTGCGAATCGGTTTGCAGTTAATTTCATTTCGAGAACTTGAGCCTTGAAATGCCCATGTTCACTTTGAGTTTCAACTTATCAGGCACACAGTCCATTAATTCCGGTTTAAGATAGACTGCCCGGGCCCAGGCGTGGGCTGCCTTATCATATCTACCCTTGTTGTAGCAGGCCAATCCCATACCCTGGTGTGCCTCGGTAAACATGGGGTCCAGCTTTGTGACCTGCTCAAACTCCTTTATCGCATCATCATACTTCTCAAGCTCCAGATAGACATGTCCAAGATTATTGTGGGCCAGGACATATTTTAGGTCAAGCCTGATAGCTTCCTGGAATTCCTTTACTGCCTCAGGGTATTTCTTTTGTCCGGCAAAGATATGACCCAGACTGTTATGTGCCGGCACATAGTCAGGATCAAGCCCCAGTGCTTTTTCAAGCTCAAAGATCGCTTCATCGTATCGACCCATCCCGGTATAGACATGTGCAAGGTTGCTATGTCCTTCTGTGTATCCCGGGTTGAGTCCTAATACCTCCTGGAGTTCACCAATTGCTTCCTCATTCCTGCTCATCCTGTCATGTATGACAGCCATGTTATTGTGGGCTTCAATATAATCCGGATCAAGTTTGAGAGCCTCCCCATACTCTTCGATTGCCTCCCCGTACCTGCCAGCCGTATCATAGACAATGCCCAGGTTATTATGAATAATATGACTTAGACCAATATTTGTGGTCACCTGGAAGGAAGAGTAATATTTCATCAACAAACCGGATGTCTCCTCATCCAGTCCGGATATCTCGTCCGGATTTTTAAGATAATATAAATTATCCCGCCTGTCATATACCTGCTTGACATTTACTTCGTTTATCGCATCCAGGCTGAAATCAATGAACATCATTGAACCTGGCGAAAAACCATCGATCATGATACATACATGGGGTCCTGCACTCACAGCCTTTACCTCTGGTACCAGGCAGCGCAGGAGTATGTAACCAAGCTGGGTTATGGCAGCACATGAAACAAGGAATTCCTTTTCATTTCTTTTTAGTTCATCAGGTATACTTGACCTGTCAAGGATCGCAAAAATATCCTCGTTCTTCAGGTTCAGGCCGTTCACCAAAAGCTTAAGCAGCGGTTGGGGAATATCAGGTCGGTAAAAGCCTTTGTCTTCCAGTGAGACCATCAGCGTCTTCAAGGAATCCACCAGTTGTGTTATATCCTTTTTCTGGCTGGCAGAAAAAATTGATCTTTTAATTTCAGGAAATCCGGTCTCCCTGAACAAAGTATTGAGTTCACTTTGGATATCCTGTATTAGTGCTTCATTGTAGCCCAGTTGGATCAGCAGTGACCTGGTCTCAGTGCCGGGATATATTTCTGCCATCGTTAACGAATAGCCCTCCCCTTTACATATGGTTTGTGGAAGAGGAATGCTAAAATCTGTATCATTAGGTTCTTGACAATAAAGTAGACGTG includes the following:
- a CDS encoding tetratricopeptide repeat protein, which codes for MAEIYPGTETRSLLIQLGYNEALIQDIQSELNTLFRETGFPEIKRSIFSASQKKDITQLVDSLKTLMVSLEDKGFYRPDIPQPLLKLLVNGLNLKNEDIFAILDRSSIPDELKRNEKEFLVSCAAITQLGYILLRCLVPEVKAVSAGPHVCIMIDGFSPGSMMFIDFSLDAINEVNVKQVYDRRDNLYYLKNPDEISGLDEETSGLLMKYYSSFQVTTNIGLSHIIHNNLGIVYDTAGRYGEAIEEYGEALKLDPDYIEAHNNMAVIHDRMSRNEEAIGELQEVLGLNPGYTEGHSNLAHVYTGMGRYDEAIFELEKALGLDPDYVPAHNSLGHIFAGQKKYPEAVKEFQEAIRLDLKYVLAHNNLGHVYLELEKYDDAIKEFEQVTKLDPMFTEAHQGMGLACYNKGRYDKAAHAWARAVYLKPELMDCVPDKLKLKVNMGISRLKFSK